Proteins encoded within one genomic window of Granulicella pectinivorans:
- a CDS encoding exostosin domain-containing protein: MKIHLVGLRQECYDAMLRIVASAEPKLHTLVDDPESADLILFVGGWHERGRGVVDSPLPRRYPEKTFIYSDDDGFVPLLPGLYAAAERPRWIDWKRYKGAPYINRFNPFVGPMDVEKRYLLSFAGGSTSLLRKRIYKSKFRRPDVLIENTSHYYHWDPSQPGREERQKKYAETIAASRFGLCPRGGSAGSIRLFEVMEMGVAPVVMADGYLPPEGPDWESFALMVPEKKLGELEALVVAHEGENVERGRLARAAFEQWFAPEVAFNHLIAAVVRVRDEKRISERWVQPFWKYMLWKQQLRNQVRGWVKAAVLLGFRLIGKQVPFAMNRP, translated from the coding sequence ATGAAGATCCACCTGGTTGGACTGCGGCAGGAGTGCTACGACGCCATGCTGCGGATTGTGGCCAGCGCGGAGCCGAAGCTCCATACGTTGGTGGACGATCCCGAGAGTGCCGACCTGATCCTCTTCGTGGGCGGATGGCATGAGCGCGGCCGAGGCGTGGTGGATAGCCCTCTGCCGAGGCGGTACCCGGAGAAGACGTTCATCTACAGCGATGACGATGGTTTTGTGCCTCTGCTGCCCGGGCTCTACGCGGCCGCGGAGAGGCCCAGGTGGATCGACTGGAAGCGCTACAAGGGCGCGCCGTACATCAACCGGTTCAACCCGTTTGTGGGGCCGATGGACGTCGAGAAGAGGTACCTGCTCTCGTTTGCCGGCGGGTCGACGTCGCTGCTGCGCAAGAGGATTTACAAGTCGAAGTTTCGGCGACCGGATGTGTTGATTGAGAATACGTCGCACTACTATCACTGGGATCCGTCGCAGCCGGGGCGCGAGGAGCGGCAGAAGAAGTACGCGGAGACGATTGCGGCGAGCCGGTTCGGGCTGTGTCCGCGGGGCGGAAGCGCCGGGTCGATCCGGCTGTTCGAGGTGATGGAGATGGGGGTGGCTCCGGTGGTGATGGCGGACGGGTATCTGCCGCCCGAGGGCCCGGATTGGGAGAGCTTCGCGCTGATGGTCCCGGAGAAAAAACTGGGGGAGTTGGAAGCGCTCGTGGTGGCGCATGAGGGAGAGAACGTGGAGCGGGGGAGGCTGGCGCGGGCGGCGTTTGAGCAGTGGTTCGCGCCGGAGGTGGCGTTCAACCATCTGATTGCGGCGGTTGTGCGGGTAAGGGACGAGAAGAGGATCTCGGAGCGGTGGGTGCAGCCGTTTTGGAAGTACATGCTGTGGAAGCAGCAGCTTCGGAACCAGGTGCGCGGGTGGGTGAAGGCAGCGGTGCTGCTGGGGTTCAGGCTGATCGGGAAACAGGTTCCGTTCGCGATGAACAGGCCGTAG
- the trxB gene encoding thioredoxin-disulfide reductase, with protein MSDQTVRDTVILGSGCSGLTAAIYAGRSNLKPLVLEGHEPGGQLSITTLVENFPGWPEGIQGPELIENMKKQAQRFGAELSMAHLVSADLTKYPIELNLGSHIVKTRTLIIASGASARWLNLPSEQALIGHGVSSCATCDGFFARGKEIAVIGGGDSAMEEALFLTRFASKVTLINRTAKFRASPIMLERAMAHSQIEFISNTIVEEVLGVEEKDVKGLRLKNTATGVESILPVSFMFLGIGHIPNAKMFEGQMDLDEDGYILAKDDVYTTLNGEIIKGVFAAGDIKDRKYRQAITAAGSGCMAALEVEKFLEEHGR; from the coding sequence ATGTCCGATCAAACCGTACGCGACACCGTCATCCTCGGCTCCGGCTGCTCCGGCCTCACCGCCGCCATCTACGCAGGCCGCTCGAACCTCAAGCCGCTCGTCCTCGAAGGCCACGAGCCCGGCGGACAGCTCTCGATCACCACGCTGGTCGAAAACTTTCCTGGCTGGCCCGAAGGCATCCAGGGCCCCGAGCTCATCGAAAACATGAAAAAGCAGGCCCAGCGCTTCGGCGCCGAGCTGTCAATGGCGCACCTCGTCTCCGCCGACCTGACGAAGTACCCCATCGAGCTCAACCTCGGTTCGCACATCGTCAAGACCCGCACGCTGATCATCGCGAGCGGCGCGAGCGCCCGCTGGCTGAACCTGCCGTCCGAGCAGGCCCTCATCGGCCACGGCGTAAGCTCCTGCGCCACCTGCGACGGATTCTTCGCGCGCGGCAAGGAGATCGCCGTCATCGGCGGCGGCGACAGCGCGATGGAAGAGGCTCTCTTCCTCACTCGCTTCGCCAGCAAAGTGACACTGATCAACCGCACCGCAAAGTTCCGCGCCTCACCGATCATGCTCGAACGCGCCATGGCCCACTCCCAGATCGAGTTCATCTCGAACACGATCGTCGAAGAGGTCCTCGGCGTGGAAGAGAAGGACGTGAAGGGTCTCCGTCTGAAGAACACCGCGACCGGCGTGGAGTCGATTCTCCCGGTCTCGTTCATGTTCCTCGGCATCGGCCACATCCCCAACGCCAAGATGTTCGAAGGCCAGATGGACCTCGATGAAGACGGCTACATCCTGGCCAAGGACGACGTCTACACCACCCTCAACGGCGAGATCATCAAGGGCGTCTTCGCCGCCGGCGACATCAAGGACCGCAAGTACCGCCAGGCCATCACCGCCGCCGGCAGTGGCTGCATGGCTGCGCTCGAAGTAGAGAAATTCCTCGAAGAACACGGCCGCTAA
- a CDS encoding branched-chain amino acid transaminase, with translation MPLQTTEHIWHNGKLIRWEDANIHVMSHVIHYGSSVFEGIRCYQQPTGAGVFRLDEHMARLIDSAKIYRMPLPYTVEQLSAAVVDVIEANGVTPCYIRPIAFRGYGEIGVNPLKSPVEVYIANFPWGKYVPGNAGADVCVSSWSRLAPNTMPSLAKAGANYMNSQLIRMEAEVNGYDEGIALDVNGYLSEGSGENLFLVRGGVLYTTPLANSVLNGITRSSVVTIAKEMGIPVVEQALPREMLYIADEAFFTGTAAEVTHLRSVDRILVGDGTMGPVTKAIHDEFFALVNGTKPDRYNWLTPVEVKVPVTA, from the coding sequence ATGCCCTTACAAACCACCGAGCACATCTGGCACAACGGGAAACTCATCCGCTGGGAAGACGCCAACATCCACGTCATGTCCCACGTCATCCACTACGGGTCCTCGGTCTTCGAGGGTATTCGCTGTTACCAGCAGCCCACCGGCGCCGGCGTATTCCGCCTGGATGAGCACATGGCCCGCCTCATCGATTCCGCGAAGATCTACCGCATGCCGCTACCGTACACGGTAGAGCAGCTATCCGCCGCCGTCGTCGACGTCATCGAAGCCAACGGCGTCACGCCCTGCTACATCCGCCCCATCGCCTTCCGCGGCTATGGAGAGATCGGTGTCAACCCGCTCAAGTCGCCGGTCGAGGTCTACATCGCGAACTTCCCCTGGGGCAAGTACGTCCCCGGCAACGCCGGCGCGGATGTCTGCGTCTCCTCCTGGTCGCGCCTCGCCCCCAACACCATGCCCTCGCTCGCCAAGGCCGGTGCGAACTACATGAACTCGCAGCTCATCCGCATGGAGGCCGAGGTCAACGGCTACGACGAAGGCATTGCGCTCGACGTCAACGGCTACCTCTCCGAAGGCTCCGGCGAGAACCTCTTCCTCGTCCGCGGCGGCGTCCTCTACACCACGCCTCTGGCGAACTCGGTGCTGAACGGCATTACCCGATCCTCCGTCGTCACCATCGCGAAGGAGATGGGCATCCCCGTCGTCGAGCAGGCTCTCCCCCGCGAGATGCTCTACATCGCCGACGAAGCCTTCTTCACCGGCACCGCCGCCGAGGTCACGCACCTCCGCTCGGTCGACCGCATCCTCGTCGGCGACGGCACCATGGGCCCCGTCACCAAGGCCATTCACGACGAGTTCTTCGCCCTCGTCAACGGCACCAAGCCCGACCGCTACAACTGGCTCACGCCGGTTGAAGTCAAGGTTCCCGTCACCGCGTAA
- a CDS encoding GNAT family N-acetyltransferase, which produces MERARPKTPTLETPRLLLLPLTLEDAEQAQPLFAHWEIVRHLASQVPWPFPPDGCHTFYRDTALPAMARGDQWHWSIRTKANPQQMIGSIALVAQPQTPGHRNNRGFWIGQPYQRHGYATEAAVAATDFWFDVLGFPDLTVPKAHANEPSRRISQTTGMTLLRTQIQQFVCGPLPTDIWHLTADQWHQHRPRP; this is translated from the coding sequence ATGGAGCGCGCCCGCCCCAAAACGCCCACCCTGGAAACCCCGCGCCTCCTCCTGCTCCCCCTCACCCTCGAAGACGCCGAACAGGCTCAGCCCCTCTTCGCCCACTGGGAGATCGTCCGCCACCTCGCCTCGCAGGTTCCCTGGCCCTTCCCGCCCGACGGCTGCCACACCTTCTATCGCGACACCGCCCTGCCCGCCATGGCTCGCGGCGACCAGTGGCATTGGTCCATCCGCACCAAGGCAAATCCCCAGCAGATGATCGGTTCCATCGCCCTTGTCGCCCAGCCTCAGACCCCGGGCCACAGGAACAATCGCGGCTTCTGGATCGGACAACCCTACCAGCGTCACGGCTACGCCACCGAGGCCGCCGTCGCAGCCACCGACTTCTGGTTCGACGTCCTCGGCTTCCCCGACCTCACCGTCCCCAAGGCCCACGCCAACGAGCCCTCCCGCCGCATCTCGCAGACGACCGGCATGACGCTGCTCCGCACCCAGATCCAGCAGTTCGTCTGCGGGCCACTTCCCACCGACATCTGGCACCTCACCGCCGACCAGTGGCATCAGCACCGCCCCCGGCCTTAG
- a CDS encoding YncE family protein translates to MRRLLVALGMAAGFGVCFGQGELLVVTKQTRSLAIVDGASLKVLAQVPIGQDPHEVVVGPDGRTAFVSNYQEATLHTLARVDLIGRKALPPVDVTPLLGAHGLMVHDGKIWFTAEGSKALGVMNAATGKVEAVLGTGQEMTHVVWVSKDGAKVLASNPGSGTMSLFDRVMIRPVLAAGVIADYTQAAWKQTLVRVGEKAEGFAVSPDEKEAWVGNDDGTISVIGLAAEKIVETIPAGVVGANRLKFTVDGGRVLVTTHRGKDLVVIDAASRRVVKRVPIEEKGASGIALEPNGKRAFVACPRDHFVAVVDLRTLERVATIEAGREPDGLAWWNGQARP, encoded by the coding sequence ATGCGAAGACTTCTGGTTGCGTTGGGGATGGCGGCGGGGTTCGGGGTGTGTTTCGGGCAGGGTGAACTGCTTGTGGTGACGAAGCAGACGCGCTCGCTGGCGATCGTGGATGGCGCATCGCTGAAGGTATTGGCGCAGGTGCCGATCGGGCAGGATCCGCATGAGGTGGTGGTGGGGCCGGATGGGCGGACGGCGTTTGTTTCGAACTACCAGGAGGCTACGCTGCATACGCTGGCGCGGGTGGATCTCATTGGCCGGAAGGCGCTGCCTCCCGTGGATGTGACGCCTCTGCTGGGTGCGCATGGCCTGATGGTGCATGACGGAAAGATCTGGTTTACGGCCGAGGGGTCCAAGGCGCTGGGGGTAATGAACGCGGCGACGGGCAAGGTGGAGGCGGTGCTGGGGACCGGGCAGGAGATGACCCATGTGGTGTGGGTGTCAAAGGACGGGGCGAAGGTGCTGGCTTCGAATCCGGGGTCGGGGACGATGAGTTTGTTCGATCGCGTGATGATCAGGCCTGTGCTGGCGGCTGGGGTGATCGCAGACTACACACAGGCGGCGTGGAAGCAGACTCTGGTGCGCGTGGGGGAGAAGGCGGAGGGGTTCGCGGTCTCACCGGATGAGAAGGAGGCATGGGTGGGGAACGATGATGGGACGATCTCGGTGATCGGGCTGGCGGCGGAGAAGATCGTGGAGACGATTCCGGCTGGTGTGGTGGGGGCGAACCGGCTGAAGTTCACGGTGGATGGCGGGCGGGTGCTGGTGACGACGCATCGGGGGAAAGATTTGGTGGTGATCGATGCTGCTTCCAGGCGCGTGGTGAAGCGGGTGCCGATCGAGGAGAAGGGGGCTTCGGGGATTGCGCTGGAGCCGAATGGGAAGAGGGCGTTTGTGGCTTGCCCACGGGATCATTTTGTGGCGGTGGTGGATCTGAGGACGCTGGAGCGGGTGGCTACCATCGAGGCTGGGCGGGAGCCGGATGGGCTGGCGTGGTGGAATGGCCAAGCGCGCCCTTGA
- a CDS encoding allantoinase, with amino-acid sequence MANLTLVYGMRLLPSDEVASVGDATLALKNGNEAHVTMHILEGSREAIEAQLRLSIEAFFDFYPEI; translated from the coding sequence ATGGCTAATCTGACCTTGGTATATGGAATGCGGTTGCTGCCCTCCGATGAGGTAGCGAGTGTGGGCGATGCGACGCTGGCGTTGAAGAACGGCAATGAAGCTCATGTGACGATGCATATTCTGGAGGGCAGCCGGGAGGCGATCGAGGCCCAGCTTCGCCTGAGTATCGAGGCCTTCTTCGACTTTTATCCGGAGATCTAA